The Methanoplanus sp. FWC-SCC4 genome has a window encoding:
- a CDS encoding helix-turn-helix transcriptional regulator: MKTRIKEFRAKNDLTQAELAGIVGVRRETIVFLEKGKYNPSLKLAYDISKALESDIYELFILDE; encoded by the coding sequence ATGAAAACACGGATAAAAGAATTCAGAGCCAAAAATGATTTAACACAGGCTGAACTTGCCGGAATCGTCGGTGTGAGGAGGGAAACCATCGTATTTCTTGAAAAAGGAAAATATAACCCTTCATTAAAACTTGCATATGATATTTCAAAAGCACTTGAATCAGACATATATGAACTGTTTATTCTGGATGAATGA